TTTGAAAAGGAACCAAAAAAAGAGTTGAACAATGCTAAAGGAATTAAAGAACCCTAAGAGAACACCCTAATCAGACACAAAAAAGAGAAAGAGAAAAAGAAAGAGAACGAATTGAAAAGAGTTAATACGTCTCGAAGTTGTGATTCGAGCCGTAAGATGACCTTTGTTGGCCTTGTTGAGGTGCAGGCGGTTGAGGTCTGTGAATGGATGCAAAACTAGGTGTTACGGCAATCCAGTCTTCTCCGAAACCTGCAATGTCTCCATCAATTGCTTCACAAGTCTTTTTAAGTTTGTTAATTGCTCTTTTAAGTTCAACTAGGTCTTTATCCTTAAGAGGCCGGATGTTAATAAGTGATATAGTGTATCCTTCGCGTAGCGCGTCAAGGATCGGCTTGACATCTTCAAAAGTTTCCAGAATAAATGGTCTGATGTTGATCTTAGAAGATTTCTTCTGTGGTTCGGAGCTCACTTCAATGTATTCCGCGCGCTCACTCTCCGGAATGTCAACGTAGTCATTGCCGGATATAGAATCCTTAATTTTCATGAATAGTTTTCGCATTGTGAAATACCCCTTTGCAACTACTTTGAAATGCAGTCAGAGATGTATATAAATGTTGTGTCGCCATTAACAAGGAGTGTAAATGTTGAATCTGAAAGAAAGAAAAGTGCTTCGTTAAAAATTCCTGAGAAAACTATGCTGAACTTACCAACCCTCTCGCACCCACAAACACACCCGCAAACCCAAAGAAAAACAAAACAAGAAGAAGAATAAACCACAAGAATGCAGGAACAAAACCACAAAAACAAAACCACAAAAACAAAACCAAGCAAAAATACTCAAAAAAGAATCACTCCAAAAAGAACAATACACTGCTTCTAACTGCAAAATCTCCCTTAAACCCCAAACCACAATATTTATAAACTACACGAGGTGTGAATTGTACCTATGGTAACAAGAGTTGGCGGAAACAGACGTAAGACCCGTTACAAATTCAAAAAGGGTCACAGGCAGAAAGGAAAACTCTCACTTACACGCTACTTTCAAACCTTTGAAGAAGGGCAAAAAGTGAAGCTCCTTTCCGAGCCATCAGTCCACAGTGGCATGTACCACCGAAGAGTACATGGAAAGGTGGGAGTTGTACAAAAAAGACAAGGTAGATGCTACTATGTCGCTGTCAAAGATCACAACAAAACAAAACAATTCATCGTTCACCCGGTTCACCTTAAAGCACTATGAGCAAACCAACAATTATTGAAGCTACACCTATCCACCTTGCAGAACTCAAAGCAACTCTTGAGACTATTCAAAAAAGAGATGGCGAGTTGAGTTTTCGCGGTGGTAAAACCATGGAATACCTCAATGACTGTGATGTACTTCCTCTGGATAAAGCAAACGAGCTCTTTGAGAAGATCAAGGCTCTAGACATTCCCAGGCTTCAAGATAAGCACATCATCAAAATCATCAATACGCTGCCAGTAACTGGCAAAGAGGTGCAAGCAGTCCTTCAAGGATACACTGTATCAGTAACGAAG
The Candidatus Woesearchaeota archaeon DNA segment above includes these coding regions:
- a CDS encoding cell division protein SepF, with amino-acid sequence MRKLFMKIKDSISGNDYVDIPESERAEYIEVSSEPQKKSSKINIRPFILETFEDVKPILDALREGYTISLINIRPLKDKDLVELKRAINKLKKTCEAIDGDIAGFGEDWIAVTPSFASIHRPQPPAPQQGQQRSSYGSNHNFETY
- a CDS encoding 50S ribosomal protein L21e, which codes for MVTRVGGNRRKTRYKFKKGHRQKGKLSLTRYFQTFEEGQKVKLLSEPSVHSGMYHRRVHGKVGVVQKRQGRCYYVAVKDHNKTKQFIVHPVHLKAL